From Rhea pennata isolate bPtePen1 chromosome 20, bPtePen1.pri, whole genome shotgun sequence:
AATAATACTGAGATTCCTTATACGGCTTCTTGATCTGTTATTTAACTGAcatcatttcccttttttttcaaatgtattttgtgtataTATGCCTGTTTTCTATAatcttctccatttctcttatcttttttattttaataaaccGCATGTCCAACTTCAGTATCTTCTTTAGCAGCTATACAAGGAGATATATTTGTTCACTGCAGTTATTAAAATTCTAAACATCTTCCTCCCTTTATTTGATTTTAGTGAGATTCTGGACATTTTCTCAATACCAAGAAGATTGGATTCATTGGAATGTAACTTTGAAAGAAGTCTTGCATCAAGACTTTAATTTCAGTCCAAAAACCCATCAATTTAAGGTATCCCCAGAAGATCTGAAGAAGGTGAgttttctttatgaaatattttcaacatcAGTTTAAGATGAAGCATCTAAAATTGTCTGTTTCTTCTTAACACCAGGGAAAATATACACAACCTGAGACCATTATTTTGCTTTCGTGTATTTTTAGCACAAACAGAACTGACGGCCGCTTTGCTTAAGAATGAACAGGCCCAGGCCTTTAAATCTGGCATGATCTTCCCTGTACTAATGGAATAAACTACTACTAAGTTGTACTCTCCTAGAGGCCTGTCTAGTAGTCTGTCATTATGACTCACATACAAAGACAGCGTTATGTTCATAAGAGGCTGAACTCACTATTAACAATTCCAGTAGTAACAATTCCAATATTAACTATCAAGAGAGACTAGTAAGTGCTTTTTCACTGATCCTTAGAGAAACTGCAGCGATTTGTTTCCTcgttttctctgtgttttctgtcaCCTAAATGTCCTGCAGTTTTGTGGAGACGCACACCGGATATATTGCTCTATTCACAGTTACTTGAAGGTACATCTTGGCAAAAGTGGGAGTTGGAGGACTTTACTCAAATAAGACTGTAAAATCTCAAATGATTTTAATTGCTTCCCTTGCAAACCTATTTTTCCACTCAGAAGAACAATAAACGCTCATTGCAACTTCAGGGGAAGAAACTGCACACGTTGAAAACTTAAGACTAGTGATCATATCCAAAGGTCTTCTGTCCTCTGCCAGTCGAAACTTCCTATCACTTACCTGTCCAAACTGCTTTCTCAACCCCCTCCAGACAGAAAAAAGCCAGAGGACAATTTGTTTCACCCTAACTCCAGCCTCTGCAGGCTCCTCTGTTGATTACACACAGAGCCTAGTTTAGACCACATTGCTGGCTTTTAGACAATAAAAATTAGGGAAGCGAATCCTACTGGTGAGAGATTGCTCAGCAGCTGCCTTACTTAAATCAGATGGTACACAGTAGTGAGGGTCTCAGTGTCAGCCCTTGAGTccatctttccatttcttttactAGGCTCAAACACACAGTGAATGAGAGATCTCACCAAAGGGGATGCCACGAATGCAGTGCAGTGCGCTGTGTTCcctgccagctctctctgaataGTGTACCCACTCCATCTCTtcgtgggtttttttttttttctcctacaagAGGCCACTGCTGTGCAAACTGGCACCAGTCACTGTTGGTTCTCTAAATCACTTCCCAAtggtacttttctttttctttttttttttttttttttgcaaagtaaCTTGATCTattaagacttttaaaattgcattaaacTTGCACACATACCTGCAATCCTCCACTCTAGGTACTGAATGCAtacataattttgttttgggtgtcaaaacaaaagcacagtGCAGCCTGGGCATCTTCTAACAGCTGTTGTGAAGTCCATACTGAATCCTCTGAATCCTTTCACAATTCCCTTCCTGGGACTCAAAGCTCCACTTCGATTTGGTTGTAGGagcctgtttctttcttttgttttggggtttccACCACTTTTGGACAGTGAGGGACAGGAAGGCATGTTTCTGTACCAAGACCTCTGATTGAATACATTGTCCAGGAGCAAGGTACTGCAACATTCCCTGAAGACATACCCTAAGTGAGGACAAAGGGAAGACTGACTGCTTCACAGCCAGATCCTATTGATCAGAAATGCGTATCTTGTGAACTTCATCTGGCTTTGTGACTTGAATTGTCTAAGGAGAACAGAGTCACTTCAGTCATCCACAACTGAAAATAGCATGGTTGCCATAGCTGGCATCTGGTATGCTGAGAAAATGAGGGAGACTGCCTGCAGTCAGCCTTGCAACTAGTTGGAGGGCAGCAAAAGGACTGGCATATGTACCTAGTAAAGCAAATCCTGCACCCTATGGGTCATACTCAGCCCCAGACatactgcactgcagcaaagcaAGTCAGGCCACAACCACCTGtgcaatgttttttttgttgttattttgtttttttttttttttttttttttttttttttgcagtaaggCAGGAATCCACGCTGACCTCCTTGGTAGTTTTTTGGTACAAGATAGCACTTTCACCACAGCACAAGGAGAAACACGGACATCGGCCACAACTAGAGCATCGGCAGCCCAACCGCAGGCACGCGCCCGCCTGTGTTGGGACGCAGGGCTGTCTTCAGGGCGGTTCCGCAGCACCTCACGAAGTGCACAGACACAGCACAACGCACTTGCAGCACTGCTTGGGGGAGGCCAGGTGATACGGCAGCACCTCAGGCACCTCGCAAACATGGCACTGCACCCTTGGAGAGCTTGTTTTGGGAGGCTGAGCGATACTGCAGAACTTCAGGCCCCACGCAAGGGCCGTGTGGTGCTCTTGGAAGGCTGATTTTGGGCAGCGGTGACAGGGAGGTGCCTCAGGCCCTGCACAAAGCTGGCACGGCACTCCTGGGGGGCTGATTTCAGGAGGCCAAGGGCAGGGCAGCGCCTCAGACCCCGTGCAGAGACGGTGCGGCGTCCTCGGCTGGGAGGCCGGGGTTGGGGCAGTACCTCAGCGCTGCCACGAAGACGGCGTAGCGCCCTCGAAGGGCTGATTTTGGCGGGCGGGCACAGAGCAGCACCTCCGGGCGGGCAGAGACGCGGCGCCATCTTTGGGGGTCGGGGGTAGAGCAGCACCTCAGGCCCCGCGCGCACGCACACAACATGGCGCCCACGGAGGGCGGCCGTCGGGCGGCCGGGGGACggagcagcgccgcggggctggggcggccgcggcgcagcgccctcggcggccgggccgggccggggcagcacctcacgccgccgccctcgcccgCTCCGCGAGCGCGtggcgggagcgggagcgggagcgggagcggggaggcggcgctctgcgggggcggggcctggctcccggcggggggcggggccgctcCGCCCGGGGGGCGTGGTTAGCGCCGTGGAGGCGGGGCTtgccgccggcagccgcgcgCTATGCACGCGCACGCCTTGGCGCCGCGTCCGGGCTGGCGGAAGAGGAGGGGCGCGGAGTAGGGCGCATGCGTCTTACTCTACGGAAGCCCGGAGGGACGAGCTTAAAGGGGCCGCGGTGGCGGCGGCTTTCGCCTAaagaggaagggggggggggggtcgtcGGTCTGAGGGAGGGTGAAATGGCGGCGCCGTGAAGAGCTGGGTGAGGCTTTCACCTCTGGGGTCGTCCAGGGACGCGGGGTAGGCCGCGGGAGATCTGGGCCCGTGGCAGAGGAGGGGGATGGGGCCTTGAGGCAAGCGCgggggggagaaggggctgtggggcaggtcTGGGGGGCATTGGAGGCTgaagaggggggaaaggggctgtggggcaggtcTAGGGGGGATTGGaggccggggggagggggctggggggcaggtCTGGGGGGGATTggaggcgggggggagggggctggggggcaggtttagGCAGGTTCAGGCCCATGGAGGAGCAGTTGTGGGGCAGGCTCAGGCGTAGTGGGGCCTTGGGAGAGTCAGGGCCCAAGGGAGGAatcggtggggggggggggcagggccCATGTTGAGTTCTCCCCACTGCCGTGTCCCAGAGCCGGGCGTGAGGCATGGGCCCCCTTTGGCCCGCAGGCTACTGGGTGGTGGCTCATTCTCTCCTGCTTCCCTTGCAGCCCAGTCCGGAGCAGGCTGGATGCCCACAGGCACCAGGACACTTGCACGGGCTGCCTGGGCGCTCAGCAGGAGCACAGCTCTCTGCCTCCACCGCGTGCGGGCCTCATCGCTAGGACCCCCCTTTTGCTGCCTTGGCCTCCCCCGAGCCAGCCCCTGCTTCTGGTACCAGCTGTTGGTGAGGACCGCGTCTCTCTGGTGCGGGGGTGGTGGTGCTGGAGGTCTCTGTTTGCCCCCGCCTTTGCGCGCTTGGCCTCGCCGGGCTTGCACAGCTGCAGAGGACATGTCAGAGCAGAGGTACTGCGTGGACTACGCTAAGCGTggcacagcaggctgcaagAAGTGCAAGGAGAAGATTGTGAAGGGGATGGTGCGTATTGGGAAGATTGTTCCCAATCCTTTCACGGAGTCTGGTGGGGACATGAAGGAGTGGTACCATGTGAAGTGCATGTTTGAGAAGCTAGAGAAGGCCCGGGCTACCACCAAGAAAATTGAAGACATCACAGATTTGGAAGGGTGGGAAGAGCTGCAAGATGATGAGAAAGAATTAATCAACAAGCATATCTCAGGTGAGACACAAGGAGGGACCTGGGCTGCTTTTTTCTGGGCCACAGGGTATGACACTGACAGCCATGTATTTCTCTTGAAATCCTCACTGAAGTATTAATATGAATTGATAAAAAGGTGGGGAGTGATCAAATCTCTGTCTCAGCCCTATAGTAAAGAGAAACAGTCACTTAATTCATTTCTTGCAACTGATTATGGAGGAGGTCTAGGTGATTTAAGCCATATGTAGACTTGTAAGGTTCAGATGAATCCTACTAAGAAGCAttagctgttttctgtttcatcttttttcatgAACTTTAGCAAATTATGTAACCTTTTAACTTTtgctatttgaaaaatgttccttcattttttttccccaatctCCAGTTGTTTTAAGACTTGCTTGTTGCAAAATACATTATGTTATATGTTGAATATGTTGTTGATTGTCTCTTACTGCTGTTTTGAACTCCTGCTGTTTTACAGAAGCTAATTCCAAGGCTGCAAGTACGCcgaagaaaaaagcaacagtcCAGGCTAAGATCTCTGCAACTGGACAAATAACCAGTCCCAAGAAAGATCTGTTAGGTACTGTCAATCCATCACCAAAGAAGTTCTCTGGCTTCACAGGTAGGGGTTATTAAACAGATTCTGGGAAATCCTTaacttcttttctgattttagcATCAGAGATGTTTTAATTTGACTCAGATAATAggttttttaatttataaagggtggtttttttttaactgaagtatttttaaatacatttatatatatatgttcataGAAGGACGAATGGTTATTCCTTGGTACCTTGTCCTAAGAAGCAGCAGGCCAGTCAGGAGACATGTAGCTCTGGACCAGCCAGAGCACATGTTGGCCcacacacagacaaaaagaCGAGACTATGGATGGGTACTGGAGAGTGTTATGGGCAGAGGTGATGGTGGGGAGCTGCACAGAAGAGCTACTGTTATGAGGGATATTAAGTTATAGAAAACTAGCCCTATCTCCATTGCTGATGGACCCAGTTGCTTTATGATTGCTTATTTTGTGCACCTTGCTGGTTCTCTGAAAGATACCATGCGTCCTTTTCTGCTAAAAGGCTGCAAGAAATCAGGTGGCACCTCTGGGatcagaaaaatacttaatgaCACTTATTAAAATAAGCATTCTCTACCAAAACCATAGAGATTTCATTCTTAATGCAGTTAACACACACAATTTTACTATACTATGTAAGACCCTGAGAACCTTCATTGACTATTAAGTTAGCCATCTTTTGAGCAGGAGTTTGGGCTAGAGACCTTTGGAGATCCCTtccaatctatttttttctgtgacttgTGAAACAGTATAGTATGCTGGGCATGGTTCTGCTTTGCCTTGGTAGTTAAAAATGTTAACTAAGAAAATTACAGCTATTAGTTTGTCCATAGAAAACAACCTATGATTACTTTGAGATGCTCAGAATTATATTGCAAAGGCCAGAGAATGAAGCATCATTTGTTCAACTGACTTATCTCCCaatataagatttttttgatGCCTGTTGAGTTACTTTCAAGAGACTAAGCAActcggggggcggggggggagacacaaaaacaagcaaacaaactccctccccccccccaaaaaaaaaaaaaaagagatcaggTACAGGAGTTTTCAAAGATCTTTCCGAACAAAGTTAGTCAGAAACAGTGCAGACCTCTGAGACCAGTCCTGGCAGATGTCTGCACCTTTTAGAGATGGTTAAGACAAGCTGTGTCTTGGTAGTGGGAGCAGCTGTCTTTGGGGCTTTGTTGGACAGATATGAACAAAGGCTTAAGCGAGTTCCTCTCCGGATTTTTCCCCGTTTTAGCAATGATATTAGGAAAACATGTGAAGGGAAAAGGCCTTTAGAGTAGAAATAACAGAAGCATCTGCCAGCAGAATTCCTTTTCACCAAGGTTTAACCATATTCATCTGTTAGAATTAAGATCTAGAAAATTCTGGTGTATTGTGAAGAgcaaaactaatgaaaaacgttagattttcttttttcagtaattaaGTCACAGATTTTTGTGTAGCACGTATCATTATTCAGTTCTGAAGTTTTGCCAGCATGCTGGGATTGTTGTTTCCAGCTTGCCAAATGGAGGTGTTCTCATTTTCAAAGTCTGCACCATTTCATCCGTGTTAAAAAGCTAGTTGGTATGTCTTTCATGCAGCTAAGCCAAAGAATTTGGAAGATGTCTCTGCAAACTCTTCCCACAAGTCTAGCCTGTCTGCAAAAAAATGTGATCCAAAGCACAAAGACTGCTTGCTGCGAGAGTTCAGGAAACTCTGTGCCATGGTTGCTGACAAGCCTAGTTATAATGTGAAAACACAGATCATCCAGGACTTCCTGCAGAAGGGAACTGGAGGAGGTATGATTCTTGCCTGATACTTTTCCGCATGTGAAAGCCCTCACAAAATCAGTATCAAAgtattatttcaaaagcaagagTGAATTAAAATCTGACTGCAGTGTAGTCCAAGTTGCATGCTATGATTTGTGAACTGATGGAGACTTTACAAAGTGAACTGCTATTTAAATAACCAATTCAGATAAAAATGTCTCATGCTGGGACCGTGGAGAATGTAGGTGCTGCCAAACTGAGTGCCAAGATCAGATTTGGAGGGCAGCTGTGGATGTTTCCCCAGAGAAATGTCCTTTCATGTAAAATAGAACAGCATGGTGGAATGTGGAAGCCCCAgctgtgtgtctttttttttcatcaaatcaTGCTTATGAGCACAAACATCCAGAGCCTgtagatgaaaataaattgtgacAGTTTCTAATgatgtgtgctttttttccagatggTTTTCGTGGTGACGTATACCTGACCATTAAACTGCTGTTACCAGGTGTCATTAAAATTGTTTACAACTTGAATGACAAGCAGATTGTAAAGCTATTTAGTAGGATTTTTAACTGCAGCCAAGAGGAAATGGTCCGGGACCTGGAACAGGTGAGTGGGGGCAGCAGTTCTCTCAATTTTTGATATTCAATCTCTTGGTATggaaattctacattttttttccccgtttGAAGGATTGTTAGGTTGGTTGTTATAATGGGAGCTGGTgaatcttgcttttctctttggcgGTTCTCTTGGAGCTTTTGCCATCTGGAATCTTTAGAAAACGATGTCTGAATGGAAAGCAAGATGTGAATCACCTGCAAAACTTTAGAAAACGAGACTAAAATGTCAAAATGCATAGATCAGACATGAGGATTTTGGAAAGTTCAGTTGCACCTGCTTTTTCACACTGCTGTCTAGTGTATTCCTATTTAACTGATTTATATTACCTTTTGTAGCAtcatttatgaaaaattatAATTCATTTAACAGATCTGTTCCTGTGAGCTTAAGTTGGCTCAAGCAGTTAAGCTAGACTCGTGATTGCAAGTGCTCACATGTGTGTATTTAATTCCTGTGCCTATGAGTTGATAATTGACTGTGCACATTTCTGATCCATTGCAAGATGGAGAAAATGGGTTAATTAGCTAACGGAGCTAATTGCATCACTTTTGTCTTGGTGCATACCACCGTCTCGTGACATCACTAGACTGTTTGCAGTTCCTGGAGTTGACAAGAACTGGATTTATCTTGAGGAAATACCACAGCAGTGAAAGTAAACTCAGTGAGATGATACTGGTACTCTTATATAGCTTTTCACAAATGGAACACCTGAAAAGATGTACCCTGTGTCATGGCagctttttcctaatgtttgGCAGTGATGCCTTGATGGAATCACTCCTCTCCTACTTACTGGactcctctgctctctcctaCTAACTGGAAACATGCTGAATCTCCAGTGGTATGTGTCTTGCTCATTCTCAGCCATAGCTCTGACCTGCGCCCTCGTTTTGTCTTTTGGAGACAGGGAGATGTTTCCGAGACCATACGCCTCTTCTTTGAACAGAGCAAGTCCTGTCCTCCAGCTGCCAAAAGTCTCCTGACCATCCAAGAGGTAGATGAGTTCCTAATCCAGCTATCAAAGCTTACAAAGGAGGATGACCAGCAAAGTGTGCTGCAAGATATCACTCGCAGGTAAGTGATCAGCATTTAGAGGTGCTCTCTAAAACTAGGAGTGATTTTCTAAATATCATAAGCTGGAATAGATGAAAAGCGGTAATACAAGCCAAGAGACTGACCTTTACACCAGTACACAGCTATCAATGGCTCTGTGAAGACTCTTTGACTTCTGAACAGTATAGAGAACCTGTATGGCTCTTGTTCATGCCACAGagaatttcattcttttctattAAGACAGTAATTAGTACTAAACAAAACTGCTGTAGCAGTACTTAGCTGTTAGTTAGATTGGTGTTCCTAGATATATTGGGAAAAGCCTTTGTGCCATTTAGACATCTCCAAGATTCTTGGTCTGGCTCAGTTTGTGTTGATCTGAGGCCAAGGATGTTACTATAATCTACTCTTGGTGGATTAATAACTGAATTTTGCAAAGTATCTTAATACAAGAGCAGAACTGATACTGTCATTCAAAGATGCTAAAAGCCTTTTTGATATTCTCTTGTGCTTCTGAGATGTCACAAgtgaaaaatcttcaaatttgaatttaacCTTTACCAAATGGGAGGACCTATTATTATTACAGAGGCCTGGATCAGTTTACTTTTTCAACTGGGAAGTAGTCCAGGTAAGTGTCTTGTCTCTGAATCCTCTCTCACACCTCAGGTGTACAGGCAACGACCTGAAATGCATCATCAGGCTTATCAAGCATGACTTGAAAATGAATGCTGGTGCAAAGCATGTGTAAGTCCCACCTTTTATTATGAGATAATACGAGAAGCGGGCACTAGCCTATTAATCCATGTGCAGCAAAGCTGAGATTGATGTATGTTTTTCCTTGCTGTCCTCAATTTGTTTAAAGGCTGGATGCTTTGGATCCAAATGCCTATGAGGCATTCAAAGCCTCACGCAATCTTCAGGATGTGGTAGAGCGAGTCCTGAAGAACCAACAGGAGGCTGAGAAGATGCCAGGTCTGAAGCGAACCCTCAGTGTGCAGGC
This genomic window contains:
- the LIG3 gene encoding DNA ligase 3 isoform X3; translated protein: MPTGTRTLARAAWALSRSTALCLHRVRASSLGPPFCCLGLPRASPCFWYQLLVRTASLWCGGGGAGGLCLPPPLRAWPRRACTAAEDMSEQRYCVDYAKRGTAGCKKCKEKIVKGMVRIGKIVPNPFTESGGDMKEWYHVKCMFEKLEKARATTKKIEDITDLEGWEELQDDEKELINKHISEANSKAASTPKKKATVQAKISATGQITSPKKDLLGTVNPSPKKFSGFTAKPKNLEDVSANSSHKSSLSAKKCDPKHKDCLLREFRKLCAMVADKPSYNVKTQIIQDFLQKGTGGDGFRGDVYLTIKLLLPGVIKIVYNLNDKQIVKLFSRIFNCSQEEMVRDLEQGDVSETIRLFFEQSKSCPPAAKSLLTIQEVDEFLIQLSKLTKEDDQQSVLQDITRRCTGNDLKCIIRLIKHDLKMNAGAKHVLDALDPNAYEAFKASRNLQDVVERVLKNQQEAEKMPGLKRTLSVQASLMTPVQPMLAEACKSIEYAMKKCPNGMYAEIKYDGERVQVHKNGDHFSYFSRSLKPVLPHKVAHFKDFIPQAFPGGHSMILDSEVLLIDNKTGKPLPFGTLGVHKKAAFQDANVCLFVFDCIYFNDVSLMDRPLCERRKFLHDNMVEIPNRILFSEMKHVTKASDLADMITRVIREGLEGLVLKDTKGNYEPGKRHWLKVKKDYLNEGAMADTADLVVLGAFYGQGSKGGMMSIFLMGCYDPKSEKWCTVTKCAGGHDDATLARLQTELDMVKISKDPSKIPSWLKINKIYYPDFIVPDPKKAPVWEITGAEFSKAEAHTADGISIRFPRCTRIRDDKDWKTATNLPQLKAVCMLPPGILTADIRACYAIEARSDSAHLLSSSYSGSLRRSCTNSPKKRLSSVLLLEKRRSPQLAAVERMRETPGLPHHTRL